From the genome of Bacteroidota bacterium, one region includes:
- a CDS encoding formimidoylglutamase codes for MEDISQFLSPVNIDAANSFPENTLGASIRRFVDGKPFPELKGMHLAIVGVEEERRAVNNEGSGQSANAVRPYLCNLFKGKYKPRIVDLGNIRQGHAVKDSYFALTAVCHELIKNKIIPIVIGGGQDLTFPMYKAFDKIEPTINLVDVDAKFDIGGPDSEFNSSAYLGKIILHQPNILFNYSNIGYQTYFVAQKEIDLFHKLYFDACRLGEVRSDMEQVEPIVRHADLLSFDMSAIRMSDAPGNGNASPNGFYGEEACQITRYAGLSDKLSAIGFFEMNPSKDKRGQTAHLLAQMIWYFIEGYYKRYQDFPFRKKTDYLKYRVSIKENKNEIIFYKSKRSDRWWMEVPYPTQKKLKFERQCLVPCSYKDYEEATKEEVPDRWWQTYQKLT; via the coding sequence ATGGAAGACATCTCTCAATTTCTTTCGCCCGTTAATATAGACGCAGCAAATTCATTTCCTGAAAACACGCTGGGTGCTTCTATCCGAAGATTTGTGGATGGAAAACCTTTTCCTGAATTAAAAGGAATGCATCTCGCCATTGTTGGAGTGGAGGAAGAGCGCAGAGCAGTTAATAATGAGGGAAGCGGGCAGTCAGCAAATGCAGTGCGCCCGTATCTCTGCAATTTGTTCAAAGGAAAATACAAGCCGAGAATTGTTGATTTGGGAAATATCAGGCAGGGACACGCAGTGAAGGACTCGTACTTTGCGCTCACAGCAGTTTGCCACGAACTCATAAAAAATAAGATCATTCCCATCGTGATCGGAGGCGGGCAGGATCTGACTTTCCCTATGTATAAAGCGTTTGATAAAATTGAACCGACAATAAATTTAGTGGATGTGGACGCGAAGTTTGATATTGGCGGTCCTGATTCTGAATTTAATTCTTCCGCCTATCTTGGAAAAATAATTCTTCACCAGCCGAACATACTTTTCAATTACAGCAACATCGGCTACCAGACTTATTTCGTGGCGCAAAAAGAAATTGACCTTTTTCATAAACTTTATTTTGATGCTTGCCGTTTGGGTGAAGTCCGCAGTGATATGGAGCAGGTGGAGCCGATTGTTCGCCACGCAGATTTGCTTTCATTCGATATGTCGGCAATACGAATGAGCGATGCACCAGGCAACGGCAACGCATCACCGAACGGGTTTTATGGTGAAGAAGCATGCCAGATTACCCGCTACGCAGGGCTGAGCGATAAACTCAGTGCGATTGGATTTTTTGAAATGAATCCTTCAAAAGATAAACGAGGGCAGACTGCGCATCTTCTCGCACAGATGATTTGGTATTTCATTGAGGGATATTACAAGCGCTATCAGGATTTTCCGTTCAGAAAAAAAACCGATTATCTCAAGTACAGAGTTTCCATCAAGGAAAATAAAAATGAAATTATATTTTACAAATCAAAGCGCTCCGACCGCTGGTGGATGGAAGTTCCGTATCCCACACAGAAAAAATTAAAGTTTGAGCGACAGTGTTTGGTTCCCTGTTCCTACAAAGATTACGAAGAAGCTACCAAGGAAGAAGTTCCTGACCGCTGGTGGCAGACGTATCAGAAATTAACGTAA
- a CDS encoding DUF3108 domain-containing protein gives MFHNKKILLFSFLIFLSFGFIIDSYQNDFIDNSAIQQFSNSTIIPADSLRTVKNESFKRGEKLKYRMHYGFINAGEVLMQVLDENKLIGGRNTLHIIGLGYTYSSFDWMFMVCDKYETYIDEQAMVPWLFIRRVQEGGYHLEQNQIFNHYKNTMDMDGKKFEVPDNVEDMISSFYFARTIDFSSAKEGDVFEFPCFVDDQVWPLRIKYIGKETIKSDIGKIRCIKFHPVVQQGRVFKKEEDLTAWISDDKNRIPIRAEAKIAVGSVKMDLMEYTGLANELALEKK, from the coding sequence ATGTTTCACAATAAAAAAATACTCCTTTTTTCATTTCTGATTTTCCTGTCTTTCGGATTTATTATTGATTCATATCAAAATGATTTTATCGATAACTCAGCAATTCAGCAATTCAGCAATTCAACAATTATTCCAGCCGATTCACTTCGCACCGTCAAGAATGAATCATTCAAGCGAGGTGAAAAGTTAAAATACAGAATGCATTATGGTTTCATCAATGCGGGAGAAGTTCTTATGCAAGTGTTGGATGAGAACAAACTGATTGGCGGAAGAAATACATTGCACATCATCGGACTCGGGTATACTTACAGTTCGTTTGACTGGATGTTCATGGTGTGCGATAAATATGAAACGTACATTGATGAACAGGCAATGGTGCCCTGGCTTTTCATCAGGCGCGTGCAGGAGGGAGGATACCATCTCGAGCAGAATCAGATTTTTAATCATTATAAAAACACTATGGATATGGACGGGAAAAAATTTGAAGTTCCGGATAATGTTGAAGATATGATTTCATCTTTTTATTTTGCACGTACTATTGATTTTTCAAGCGCGAAGGAAGGAGATGTGTTTGAGTTTCCTTGTTTTGTAGATGATCAGGTATGGCCGTTGAGAATAAAATACATCGGAAAGGAAACCATTAAATCAGACATTGGAAAAATCCGCTGCATAAAATTTCACCCGGTAGTTCAGCAGGGAAGGGTTTTCAAAAAAGAAGAGGACCTCACCGCGTGGATTTCAGATGATAAAAACAGGATTCCCATCCGTGCGGAAGCAAAAATTGCCGTGGGCTCTGTCAAAATGGATTTGATGGAGTATACCGGACTCGCCAACGAACTCGCTCTTGAGAAGAAATAA
- a CDS encoding tryptophan 2,3-dioxygenase, with amino-acid sequence MELTPEVTERLKKLDEKYQAMGQSMPNYLDGLLISNYLTYWDYTHVDKLLTLQNPKTDFPDELIFIMYHQITELYFKLSLHELEQIAHNGKKVMPNGEDLGWNDRMNVKFFTERLGRINRYFEALTKSFDIMGSGMEPQQFLSFRMALLPASGFQSAQYRVVEISSTDFIQLVDKDVREKFRGKNSSIEEMYEHIYWKQGATELATGKKTLTLKQFEKKYSRQFIQLAKEYKDKNIWAKYKSLSAEEQKNADLINALRQLDVNVNVNWPLVHYRSAARYLQQDEKQVAATGGTNWQKYLPPRFQRRIFYPELWSETEKKEWGKQWVEDATARK; translated from the coding sequence ATGGAATTAACTCCCGAAGTTACTGAGCGTTTGAAAAAACTGGACGAGAAGTATCAGGCAATGGGGCAAAGCATGCCGAATTATCTGGACGGACTTCTTATATCCAATTACCTGACTTACTGGGATTACACGCATGTGGACAAACTTCTCACGCTGCAAAATCCAAAAACGGATTTCCCGGATGAGTTGATCTTTATCATGTACCACCAGATTACGGAATTGTATTTCAAACTTTCGCTTCATGAACTTGAACAGATTGCCCATAACGGAAAAAAAGTAATGCCTAACGGTGAAGACCTCGGCTGGAACGACCGGATGAATGTGAAGTTTTTTACAGAACGTTTAGGTCGCATCAACCGTTACTTTGAAGCGCTCACAAAATCTTTTGACATCATGGGTTCCGGCATGGAGCCGCAGCAGTTTCTCAGTTTCCGGATGGCGCTTCTGCCCGCAAGCGGATTCCAGAGTGCGCAGTACAGGGTGGTGGAAATAAGTTCTACCGATTTCATTCAGCTGGTGGATAAGGATGTGAGGGAAAAGTTCCGGGGCAAAAATTCCTCCATTGAGGAAATGTATGAACACATTTACTGGAAGCAGGGAGCCACCGAACTTGCCACAGGAAAAAAGACTCTTACTCTCAAGCAGTTTGAAAAAAAATATTCCAGGCAGTTTATTCAGCTGGCGAAAGAGTATAAAGACAAAAATATATGGGCGAAGTACAAATCTCTTTCTGCCGAAGAACAAAAGAATGCTGATTTGATAAACGCCTTACGGCAACTGGATGTGAATGTAAATGTGAACTGGCCTCTTGTGCATTACAGGTCGGCAGCGCGCTATCTTCAGCAGGATGAAAAACAAGTGGCAGCCACCGGAGGAACCAACTGGCAGAAATATCTTCCTCCGAGATTTCAACGAAGAATTTTCTATCCTGAATTATGGTCAGAAACGGAAAAGAAGGAATGGGGAAAACAATGGGTGGAGGACGCAACTGCCCGAAAATAA
- the topA gene encoding type I DNA topoisomerase produces MSKNLVIVESPAKARTIEKFLGDDFTVKSSVGHIRDLPKKNMGVDIKKDFEPVYEISPDKKQVVAELRQLAKKATTIWLATDEDREGEAIAWHLCGALGLSVKKTKRVVYHEITKTAIQEALANPRTIDENLVNAQQARRILDRLVGYELSPILWKKVKPSLSAGRVQSVSVKLLVEREREINEFEIASYYKVLGIFSVKDENGKVTLFKGEHPSKLKSEQEAKALLDKINGANFSVKNIEKKPSRRTPAAPFTTSTLQQEASRKLGYSVSQTMRLAQGLYEAGKITYMRTDSVTLSGFALNAAKNEINRQYGDNYWKKREYHTKSANAQEAHEAIRPTFFSNRNAEVDDDQQRKLYDLIWKRAIASQMADAELEKTVITLRQNMSEDEFFATGEIILFDGFLKVYMEGTDDEEENEEGILPGVTAGQEIGIEEISATERFTQPPARYTEASLVKKLESLGIGRPSTYAPTISTIVKRNYVAKEIRDGRTRSYKKLLLKGGKVSHEMLTEITGAEKGKLYPTDIGMVVNDFLERYFPQIMDYKFTAYVEEEFDEIAEGKLSWKKMLAEFYEPFHKTVVEAEGSSERQSGEKILGTDPKSGRQVLVRVGRFGPMAQIGHQDDKEKPKYASLRKAQSIETITLESALDLFKLPRTLGKHENEDIVVSIGRFGPYIKYKTEFISLPKTEDPYTISLERVIEILTGPRLPRTLGQYEGQSVIAAKGFFGNYLKHGSTNASLPKRFDPFLITLEEAIEILKVKIQKDKEKHIKSWAEDRRVKVVIGRWGPCIQSGKKFFKIPAGKEPLELELEECLVIAGIKKAKKGKTESKSKVPSQKPKVEKVKPQATSRKLTVSSKHLIVKKTLPKKPKLRIVKAKRKFAGKRHR; encoded by the coding sequence ATGTCAAAGAATCTCGTAATCGTTGAGTCGCCAGCCAAAGCAAGAACCATAGAAAAATTTTTAGGTGATGACTTCACTGTGAAGTCCAGCGTGGGGCACATACGAGATCTGCCCAAGAAAAACATGGGCGTTGATATAAAAAAAGATTTTGAACCTGTTTACGAAATTTCTCCCGATAAAAAACAAGTTGTTGCAGAACTCAGGCAGTTGGCGAAAAAAGCTACAACTATCTGGCTTGCAACGGACGAGGACCGCGAAGGAGAAGCCATTGCCTGGCATTTGTGCGGTGCGCTCGGACTCAGTGTGAAAAAAACAAAACGAGTTGTTTATCATGAGATAACCAAAACTGCCATTCAGGAAGCGCTTGCAAATCCGAGAACGATTGACGAAAACCTTGTTAACGCCCAGCAGGCACGCAGGATTCTCGACCGATTGGTGGGCTATGAATTGTCCCCTATATTATGGAAGAAGGTTAAGCCATCACTTTCCGCGGGAAGGGTTCAGTCAGTTTCTGTTAAATTATTAGTAGAACGCGAGCGCGAGATAAATGAATTCGAGATTGCATCCTATTATAAGGTATTGGGTATTTTTTCTGTGAAGGACGAAAACGGAAAGGTTACTTTATTTAAAGGAGAGCATCCTTCAAAATTGAAATCCGAACAGGAAGCAAAAGCACTTCTTGACAAAATAAACGGAGCAAATTTTTCCGTTAAGAACATTGAGAAGAAACCATCACGAAGAACTCCTGCCGCGCCTTTCACTACTTCCACTCTTCAGCAGGAAGCCAGCAGAAAACTCGGCTACTCAGTTTCGCAGACGATGCGCCTTGCGCAGGGATTGTATGAAGCCGGAAAGATAACATACATGCGAACCGATTCAGTAACGCTTTCGGGCTTTGCACTCAATGCGGCAAAGAATGAGATCAACAGGCAATACGGAGATAATTACTGGAAGAAGCGGGAATACCATACCAAATCCGCAAACGCGCAAGAAGCGCACGAAGCGATTCGTCCGACTTTTTTCAGCAACCGAAATGCAGAGGTAGATGACGACCAGCAAAGAAAATTATATGATTTGATTTGGAAAAGAGCCATTGCTTCGCAGATGGCTGATGCGGAATTGGAGAAAACAGTTATCACGCTCAGGCAAAATATGTCGGAAGATGAATTTTTTGCAACAGGAGAAATAATTTTATTTGACGGATTCCTGAAAGTGTATATGGAAGGAACCGATGATGAAGAAGAGAACGAAGAAGGAATTCTTCCTGGCGTAACAGCCGGGCAGGAAATCGGGATAGAAGAAATTTCTGCTACGGAAAGATTTACTCAGCCGCCAGCGCGATACACCGAAGCAAGTCTGGTAAAGAAACTGGAATCACTCGGCATCGGCAGACCTTCCACGTACGCACCAACCATTTCTACTATTGTGAAAAGAAATTATGTTGCGAAAGAGATCCGCGATGGAAGAACACGCAGCTATAAAAAACTTTTACTCAAGGGTGGCAAAGTTTCTCATGAAATGCTAACGGAAATCACAGGAGCTGAAAAAGGAAAATTGTATCCCACCGATATCGGCATGGTGGTGAATGATTTTCTTGAAAGATATTTTCCGCAGATAATGGATTACAAGTTTACGGCTTATGTGGAAGAAGAGTTTGATGAAATTGCCGAAGGAAAACTTTCGTGGAAAAAAATGCTTGCAGAATTTTACGAGCCTTTTCACAAAACAGTTGTAGAAGCTGAAGGAAGTTCAGAACGTCAGAGCGGAGAAAAAATTCTTGGAACAGATCCGAAATCGGGAAGACAAGTGCTCGTTCGTGTTGGACGATTCGGACCCATGGCACAGATAGGACATCAGGATGACAAGGAAAAACCAAAATACGCTTCGCTCCGCAAAGCGCAGAGCATTGAAACCATCACACTGGAGAGTGCGCTGGATCTTTTCAAACTTCCACGCACGCTTGGCAAACACGAGAACGAAGACATTGTGGTGAGCATCGGGCGATTTGGTCCATATATAAAGTATAAGACCGAATTTATTTCTCTTCCTAAAACGGAAGACCCGTACACGATTTCACTTGAACGCGTAATCGAAATTCTCACAGGTCCGCGTTTGCCAAGAACACTCGGGCAATATGAAGGGCAATCTGTGATTGCAGCGAAAGGATTTTTTGGAAATTATCTGAAACATGGAAGCACCAACGCATCACTGCCAAAACGCTTTGATCCTTTCCTCATCACGCTGGAAGAAGCAATTGAAATTTTGAAAGTCAAAATACAGAAAGACAAAGAAAAACACATTAAGAGTTGGGCGGAAGACAGGCGTGTGAAAGTGGTGATTGGCAGATGGGGTCCGTGCATTCAGTCAGGAAAAAAGTTTTTCAAAATACCTGCGGGAAAAGAACCTCTTGAACTTGAATTGGAAGAGTGTTTGGTCATTGCGGGAATTAAGAAAGCGAAGAAAGGAAAGACAGAAAGCAAGTCAAAAGTCCCAAGTCAAAAGCCTAAAGTTGAAAAAGTTAAACCACAAGCAACGAGCCGCAAATTGACAGTCAGCAGCAAACATCTGATTGTAAAAAAAACTTTGCCGAAAAAACCTAAGCTGAGAATTGTGAAAGCGAAGAGGAAGTTTGCAGGGAAGAGACATAGATAG
- the rocD gene encoding ornithine--oxo-acid transaminase → MAEKSISQKAMELENHYGAHNYHPIPVVLDRGEGVFVWDMDGKKYFDFLSAYSAVNQGHCHPKIVNALIEQAKKITLTSRAFYNSSLGEYEKFITQYFGYEKVLPANTGAEGVETAMKLCRKWAYEKKGIAANEAKIIVCEGNFHGRTITIVSASSDPDAKNNFGPFTPGIVVIPYNDVNALANALKDKNVAGFLVEPIQGERGVVIPDDGYIAKCFELCKKSNVLFIADEIQTGLGRTGKRLCCDHENVRPDILILGKALSGGTMPVSAVLAGDEIMLCIKPGEHGSTYGGNPLACKVAIASVNVLEDENMYENSYRLGKILLNELKKIQGEKSDVVKTVRGKGLFCAIVIKERKNKTAWELCLALKENGLLAKPTHEDIIRLAPPLLITEKQLMECVSILRKTILSF, encoded by the coding sequence ATGGCTGAAAAATCAATTTCGCAAAAAGCAATGGAGTTGGAAAACCATTACGGTGCTCACAATTACCATCCCATTCCGGTTGTTCTTGACAGGGGAGAAGGAGTTTTTGTCTGGGACATGGACGGTAAAAAATATTTTGATTTTCTTTCGGCTTATTCTGCCGTGAACCAGGGACATTGTCATCCGAAGATTGTTAACGCACTTATCGAACAGGCAAAAAAAATTACGCTTACTTCACGCGCTTTCTACAATTCATCTTTGGGCGAATACGAAAAATTTATCACGCAGTATTTTGGTTACGAAAAAGTTCTTCCCGCAAATACTGGAGCTGAAGGTGTGGAAACCGCAATGAAACTCTGCCGCAAATGGGCATACGAGAAAAAGGGAATTGCTGCAAACGAGGCGAAAATAATTGTCTGTGAAGGAAATTTTCACGGAAGAACTATCACTATAGTTTCTGCTTCTTCCGACCCTGACGCGAAAAATAATTTTGGTCCCTTCACCCCGGGAATAGTTGTTATACCTTATAATGACGTGAACGCTCTTGCCAACGCTCTGAAGGATAAAAACGTTGCGGGATTTTTGGTGGAGCCGATTCAAGGTGAACGCGGTGTTGTAATTCCGGATGATGGATACATTGCAAAATGTTTTGAGCTCTGCAAAAAATCAAATGTACTTTTCATTGCCGATGAAATTCAAACCGGACTCGGCAGAACAGGAAAACGTTTGTGTTGTGATCATGAGAATGTTCGTCCGGATATTTTGATTCTCGGGAAAGCGCTTTCTGGTGGAACAATGCCTGTATCTGCTGTTCTCGCTGGTGATGAAATTATGCTCTGTATAAAACCGGGTGAACATGGTTCTACATACGGAGGAAATCCGCTCGCATGCAAAGTGGCGATTGCTTCTGTAAATGTTTTGGAAGATGAGAATATGTATGAGAATTCTTATCGTCTTGGAAAAATTCTTCTGAACGAACTGAAAAAAATACAGGGTGAGAAAAGCGATGTTGTTAAAACCGTTCGGGGAAAAGGATTGTTTTGCGCTATTGTTATCAAAGAAAGAAAAAATAAAACCGCATGGGAACTTTGCCTCGCTTTAAAAGAAAACGGATTGCTTGCCAAACCCACTCACGAAGATATCATCCGTCTTGCTCCTCCTCTTCTCATCACTGAAAAACAACTGATGGAATGTGTTTCTATTCTTAGAAAAACTATTCTTTCTTTTTAG
- a CDS encoding YihY/virulence factor BrkB family protein: MWIRLIQFLLSSAVVTFIVRNSKRIIIPGFEKIPLYDVAGFFWKGITKGSLPMRASAVAFSLFLAIFPSIIFLFTLIPYIPIANFQEQLLGLFASVMPHNAYEATKDTIMDIVTNQRGGLLSIGFISAMYFSTNGFNALITAFNTSYHDIETRKPIHQRLVSVLLVVISTVLIVIAIGLIIFSEIAIHKIFTHGEFVYHLIRFGRWIILFCLFFCLISFMYYLGPSQKVRWKFISAGSTMSTLLMVITSSGFAYYVDHFGKYNKLYGSIGTLIVILLWIYFNALVLLVGFELNASIKQAKHKQTSL; encoded by the coding sequence ATGTGGATACGGCTCATACAGTTTCTTCTCAGCTCAGCTGTGGTTACGTTCATTGTCAGGAATTCGAAGAGAATAATTATTCCTGGTTTTGAAAAAATTCCATTGTATGATGTAGCCGGTTTTTTCTGGAAGGGAATCACCAAAGGTTCTCTTCCGATGCGCGCGTCTGCTGTGGCATTTAGTCTTTTTCTCGCCATATTTCCAAGCATTATATTTCTCTTCACGCTCATTCCATACATTCCCATTGCGAATTTTCAGGAACAACTCCTTGGCTTGTTCGCAAGTGTGATGCCGCATAATGCGTATGAAGCAACAAAAGATACGATAATGGATATTGTAACGAACCAGCGGGGAGGTTTGCTTTCCATCGGATTTATTTCAGCGATGTATTTTTCCACCAACGGATTCAACGCGCTCATCACCGCCTTTAACACTTCTTATCACGATATTGAAACGCGAAAGCCAATTCATCAGCGGCTGGTTTCAGTTTTGTTGGTTGTCATTTCGACTGTTTTAATCGTGATTGCCATTGGGCTTATCATCTTCAGCGAAATAGCCATTCATAAAATTTTTACACACGGTGAATTTGTCTATCATCTGATTCGTTTTGGCAGGTGGATAATTCTTTTCTGCCTTTTCTTCTGCCTTATTTCATTTATGTATTATCTGGGACCCTCTCAAAAAGTCCGCTGGAAATTTATTTCAGCCGGCTCCACCATGTCAACACTACTGATGGTGATTACGTCATCGGGATTTGCGTATTACGTTGATCATTTCGGAAAATACAACAAACTTTACGGCTCTATCGGAACGTTGATTGTAATTCTGCTCTGGATTTATTTCAACGCGCTGGTGTTACTCGTGGGTTTTGAGCTCAACGCCAGCATTAAACAGGCGAAGCACAAGCAAACTTCTCTATAA
- the rlmD gene encoding 23S rRNA (uracil(1939)-C(5))-methyltransferase RlmD: MKTRQTFQNVEITDISTEGKGIGRVNNIVCFIDFAVPGDVVDIEITKKKSNYREGKVMHYQKYSEKRAEPVCKHFGTCGGCKWQNLNYETQLFYKQKYVGDALTRIGGLSQNTSKFFPIIPSKNIFHYRNKLEFTFSNKKWLTDMNLKPEIWNQQQNGLGFHIPKLFDKVLDIEQCHLQEDPSNAVRLEVKKYALENKLEFFDIRRQTGFLRNLIIRNTSIGQLMVVVVFFYEDKLAGEKLLKHISGKFTQITSLQYVINPKKNDSIFDLEVKTFSGNDFIEEEMEGLKFRISPQSFFQTNSSQAYELYKVARDFAELKGNEIVYDLYTGTGTIANFVSRQAKKVIGIEYIPEAIEDAKMNSQINKISNTMFFAGDIQDTLSNEFISFHGKPDVIITDPPRAGMHEEVVKKILEIAPEKIIYVSCNPATQARDISMLIEKYSVEKVQPVDMFPHTAHVESVAKLVRK, from the coding sequence ATGAAGACGAGACAAACATTTCAGAATGTAGAAATCACAGATATCAGCACGGAGGGAAAAGGAATCGGACGTGTAAATAATATTGTATGCTTCATTGATTTTGCGGTGCCGGGCGATGTCGTGGATATTGAAATCACGAAAAAGAAAAGCAATTACCGCGAAGGGAAAGTAATGCACTATCAAAAATATTCTGAGAAAAGAGCCGAACCTGTTTGCAAACACTTCGGAACATGCGGAGGATGTAAGTGGCAGAATTTAAATTATGAAACGCAATTATTTTACAAACAGAAATATGTGGGAGACGCGCTGACGAGAATCGGAGGACTTTCCCAAAACACGAGCAAATTTTTTCCAATCATTCCTTCGAAAAATATTTTTCATTATCGCAATAAGCTCGAATTTACTTTCTCAAACAAAAAATGGCTGACGGATATGAACCTGAAGCCGGAAATCTGGAACCAGCAGCAAAACGGATTGGGCTTTCATATTCCAAAACTATTTGATAAAGTTCTCGATATTGAACAATGCCATTTGCAGGAAGATCCATCGAATGCGGTTCGTTTGGAAGTCAAAAAGTATGCACTTGAAAATAAATTAGAGTTTTTTGACATAAGAAGGCAAACCGGCTTCTTGCGGAACCTTATAATAAGGAATACTTCTATCGGGCAGTTGATGGTAGTAGTAGTATTTTTTTATGAAGACAAATTAGCGGGAGAGAAATTATTGAAACACATTTCAGGCAAGTTTACTCAGATAACTTCTCTGCAATACGTCATCAATCCGAAGAAGAACGATTCAATTTTTGATTTGGAAGTAAAAACATTTTCAGGAAATGATTTCATTGAAGAAGAGATGGAAGGATTAAAATTTCGTATCAGCCCCCAATCATTTTTTCAAACGAACTCATCACAAGCCTACGAACTTTATAAGGTTGCAAGAGATTTTGCTGAACTCAAAGGCAATGAAATAGTTTATGATTTATATACGGGCACGGGTACTATTGCAAATTTTGTCTCCCGGCAAGCTAAGAAGGTTATCGGCATTGAATATATTCCGGAAGCGATTGAAGACGCGAAAATGAATTCTCAGATAAATAAAATTTCCAACACAATGTTTTTCGCTGGAGATATACAAGATACGCTGAGCAATGAATTTATTTCTTTTCACGGTAAACCAGATGTAATAATCACTGACCCGCCACGAGCGGGAATGCATGAAGAGGTGGTAAAAAAGATTTTAGAAATTGCTCCCGAAAAGATTATTTATGTTTCCTGCAATCCGGCCACACAGGCAAGAGACATTTCGATGTTGATTGAAAAATATTCTGTAGAAAAAGTTCAGCCCGTTGATATGTTTCCGCACACCGCACATGTTGAAAGTGTGGCAAAGCTTGTAAGAAAATAA
- a CDS encoding fused MFS/spermidine synthase, whose protein sequence is MKENLLKYFSSFLFTHVVEARKSDVSGKIEVLYSNGKYVLDSEHVNYSFGGLHKVFQIVFKRFGIKQRKINNVLILGFGCGSVASILQEEYKKNLEMVGVEKDEAVIELAKKYFFIEKYKHLSLHCEDAYDFVQRCNEKFDLIAMDVFVDIDIPEKFLDEIFLSAVSNLLSDKGILFYNLVIYNEKIRDKGAHLYKQMNRFIGNTEWSRIFAQRTENWVFVSHKLH, encoded by the coding sequence GTGAAAGAAAATCTTCTAAAGTATTTCAGCAGTTTTCTTTTTACTCATGTAGTAGAAGCAAGAAAAAGCGATGTGAGCGGAAAGATTGAAGTGCTTTATTCAAACGGAAAATATGTTTTGGATTCTGAGCATGTGAATTATTCTTTTGGCGGACTTCACAAAGTTTTTCAGATAGTATTCAAACGATTTGGAATCAAACAAAGAAAGATTAACAATGTGTTAATTCTTGGTTTTGGCTGCGGAAGCGTGGCAAGTATTCTGCAGGAGGAATACAAAAAAAATCTTGAAATGGTCGGTGTGGAGAAGGACGAAGCCGTTATTGAATTGGCAAAAAAATATTTTTTCATTGAGAAGTACAAACATCTTTCACTTCACTGTGAAGACGCGTATGATTTTGTTCAACGATGTAATGAAAAATTTGATTTAATCGCCATGGATGTTTTTGTTGATATTGATATTCCGGAAAAATTTCTGGATGAAATATTTTTATCCGCAGTAAGCAATCTGTTATCCGATAAAGGAATATTATTTTACAACCTCGTTATCTACAACGAAAAAATAAGAGATAAAGGTGCGCATCTCTACAAGCAGATGAATCGTTTTATAGGCAACACAGAATGGAGCAGGATTTTTGCCCAGCGAACTGAGAACTGGGTTTTTGTTAGCCACAAATTGCACTAA